The following coding sequences lie in one Lolium perenne isolate Kyuss_39 chromosome 2, Kyuss_2.0, whole genome shotgun sequence genomic window:
- the LOC127328654 gene encoding galacturonosyltransferase 8, which produces MDAAAASSRRAALPVTVLVLLLLVAAAPPAAGGGGGGSAAVNGDRLRAEQIRKQASDAAASAAALAAASRRLHLDRTRHLRLLSSLHRNLTATLRDLASASVPDPASSQADQARWLDLQAKDLIRAARAAIADAKPLFDPQLKIQRLKDAIFARNELLARAKKRGAFASLIAAKSIPKPLHCLAVRLTAERIALPDKFADPKPPPAALEDPALFHYAIFSDNVLAASVVVRSAVANSQDPSKHVFHVVTDRMNLGAMQVIIRLMDLQGAHYEVKAYEDYKFLNSSYVPVLRQLESANLQKFYFENKLENATKDASNMKFRNPKYLSMLNHLRFYLPEMYPKLQKILFLDDDVVVQRDLTGLWKIDMDGKVNGAVETCFGSFHRYWQYMNFSHPLIKEKFNPNACGWAYGMNFFDLNSWRREKSTEQYHYWQNQNENRLLWKLGTLPPGLITFYSTTKPLDKSWHVLGLGYNPSISMEEIRNAAVVHFNGNMKPWLDIGMNQFRHLWTKYVDYGDSFIRQCNFAPP; this is translated from the exons ATGGACGCCGCTGCCGCGAGCTCTAGGCGCGCCGCCCTCCCCGTCACCGTcctcgtgctcctcctcctcgtcgccgccgcaccgcccgccgcaggcggcggcggtggcgggtcCGCGGCCGTGAACGGCGACCGCCTCCGCGCGGAGCAGATCCGGAAGCAGGCCTCGGACgcggccgcctccgccgccgcgctcgccgcggcctcccgccgcctccacctcgacCGCAcgcgccacctccgcctcctctccTCGCTCCACCGCAACCTCACCGCCACGCTCCGGGACCTCGCCTCCGCCTCCGTGCCCGACCCGGCGTCGTCCCAGGCCGACCAGGCCCGCTGGCTCGACCTCCAGGCCAAGGACCTGAtccgcgccgcccgcgccgccatcGCCGACGCCAAGCCCCTCTTCGACCCGCAGCTCAAAATCCAGCGCCTCAAGGACGCCATCTTCGCGCGCAACGAGCTGCTCGCGCGCGCCAAGAAGCGCGGCGCCTTCGCCTCCCTCATCGCCGCCAAATCCATACCCAAGCCGCTGCACTGCCTCGCCGTGCGCCTCACCGCCGAGCGGATCGCGCTGCCCGACAAGTTCGCCGACCCCAAGCCGCCGCCGGCCGCGCTCGAGGACCCCGCGCTGTTCCACTACGCCATCTTCTCCGACAACGTCCTCGCGGCCTCTGTCGTCGTACGCTCCGCCGTCGCCAATTCGCAGGACCCCTCCAAGCACGTCTTCCACGTGGTCACGGACCGAATGAACCTCGGGGCTATGCAG GTGATAATCCGCCTAATGGACTTACAAGGTGCACACTATGAGGTCAAAGCATATGAAGATTACAAATTTCTTAACTCTTCATATGTTCCCGTGCTACGGCAACTTGAGTCGGCGAACCTCCAAAAGTTCTATTTTGAGAATAAGCTTGAGAATGCCACTAAAGATGCTAGCAATATGAAGTTCAGAAATCCCAAGTACCTCTCGATGCTCAACCACTTGCGGTTCTACTTACCTGAGATGTACCCAAAGCTGCAGAAGATTCTTTTCTTGGATGATGATGTTGTGGTACAGAGGGATCTTACAGGATTGTGGAAGATTGACATGGATGGAAAGGTGAACGGAGCAGTAGAAACATGCTTCGGATCATTTCATCGGTATTGGCAGTATATGAACTTCTCGCACCCCCTTATCAAAGAGAAGTTCAACCCTAATGCATGTGGATGGGCTTATGGCATGAACTTCTTTGATCTTAATTCTTGGAGGAGGGAAAAATCTACCGAGCAGTACCATTACTGGCAGAATCAG AATGAGAACCGCTTATTATGGAAGTTAGGAACATTGCCCCCTGGTTTAATCACATTCTACTCGACCACAAAGCCTCTGGACAAATCTTGGCATGTTCTTGGGCTCGGGTATAATCCAAGCATCAGCATGGAGGAAATTAGAAATGCTGCTGTTGTGCATTTCAATGGTAACATGAAGCCTTGGCTGGATATTGGTATGAACCAGTTCAGGCACCTTTGGACAAAGTATGTGGATTATGGCGACTCATTCATTCGCCAGTGCAATTTTGCACCACCATAG